Proteins encoded within one genomic window of Helicobacter sp. 'house sparrow 1':
- the thyX gene encoding FAD-dependent thymidylate synthase has product MKVTLRHYTPIEICSLSIRTCWQSFDKSDNGGEKDMALIDRVGNKNKHSSTLEHLYYNFYIQDISRSCLQELARHRIASLSVKSTRYTLKELKDQETFLPISEENKNRASKFLVFTHNDLVDEASIFALEKLRCLLLSGISNDIAKYALPESYKTELAWSVNARSLQNFLELRSSRSALWEIRELSRAVFEALPSDHQFIFIEKMQDCNQ; this is encoded by the coding sequence ATGAAAGTAACTTTGAGGCATTATACCCCAATAGAGATTTGTTCCTTGTCTATTCGTACCTGTTGGCAAAGTTTTGATAAAAGCGATAATGGCGGGGAAAAAGATATGGCACTCATTGATAGGGTTGGTAACAAGAATAAGCATTCTAGTACTTTAGAGCATTTGTATTATAATTTTTATATTCAAGATATTAGCAGATCTTGTTTGCAAGAACTTGCGCGTCATAGAATAGCAAGTTTGAGTGTTAAATCTACGCGCTATACATTAAAAGAGCTAAAAGATCAAGAGACTTTTTTGCCAATTAGTGAAGAAAACAAGAATAGAGCTAGTAAGTTTTTAGTTTTTACTCATAATGATTTAGTGGATGAGGCCTCTATTTTTGCACTTGAGAAATTGCGATGTCTGCTTTTAAGTGGAATCTCAAATGATATTGCAAAATATGCATTGCCAGAGAGCTACAAAACAGAATTAGCGTGGAGCGTGAATGCAAGAAGTCTGCAAAATTTTTTAGAATTAAGAAGTTCAAGGTCAGCACTTTGGGAGATTAGGGAGCTTTCAAGAGCTGTTTTTGAGGCACTACCAAGCGATCACCAGTTTATTTTTATTGAAAAGATGCAAGATTGCAATCAATAG
- the uvrB gene encoding excinuclease ABC subunit UvrB: MSKFILNSSYKPAGDQGQAIDKLVKSIQENHRYQTLIGVTGSGKTYTMANIIAKLNMPTLIMSHNKTLCAQLYSEFKGFFPSNHVEYFISHFDYYQPEAYIPRRDLFIEKDSSINEDLERLRLSATTSLLAYDDVIVVASVSANYGLGNPQEYLQMIEKVEVGASHNYKDFLLKLVDMGYTRNDNFFERGNFRVSGECVDIFPAYNELEFVRIEFFGNEIDRIALFDSIERKEVKKLQSYVIYAANQFIVGYDRQKIAIKNIEDELSQRLSFFEKEKKMIEYNRLKSRTEFDLEMIQASGICKGIENYARHLTGKKEGETPYSLLDYFEQKKKPYLVIVDESHVSLPQFGGMYAGDRSRKEVLVEYGFRLPSALDNRPLQFEEFIQKAPHFLFVSATPSQRELDLSGENIAEQIIRPTGLLDPVYEVRDSDNQVQDLFDEIKQVVSRKERVLITTLTKKMAEELSKYYAELGIRIQYMHSEIDAIERNHLIRLLRLGEFDVLVGINLLREGLDLPEVSLVAIMDADKEGFLRSETSLIQTMGRAARNVNGKVLLYAKKITQSMQRAMDITDYRRKKQQDHNKKYGITPKTVVRNLEEELKLESSANLYDKASKKNKIPKAERESIIKELHKKMLEASKKLDFEEAARIRDEIARIRSL; the protein is encoded by the coding sequence ATGTCAAAATTTATCTTAAACTCATCTTATAAGCCAGCAGGTGATCAAGGCCAGGCAATTGATAAACTTGTAAAAAGCATACAAGAAAACCATCGTTATCAAACTTTAATAGGAGTTACAGGTAGCGGAAAAACTTATACAATGGCAAATATTATTGCAAAACTTAATATGCCCACATTGATTATGAGTCATAATAAAACTTTGTGCGCCCAACTCTACAGTGAATTTAAGGGCTTTTTTCCTAGTAATCATGTAGAATATTTTATCTCACACTTTGATTATTATCAGCCAGAGGCTTATATTCCAAGGAGGGATTTGTTTATAGAAAAAGATTCTAGTATCAATGAGGATTTAGAAAGACTAAGACTTAGCGCAACAACATCGCTCCTAGCATATGATGATGTAATTGTTGTGGCATCTGTTTCTGCTAATTATGGTTTAGGAAATCCACAAGAATATCTACAAATGATAGAAAAAGTTGAAGTTGGAGCAAGTCATAACTATAAAGATTTTTTATTGAAACTTGTAGATATGGGATATACGCGCAATGATAATTTTTTTGAGAGAGGTAATTTTAGGGTAAGTGGAGAATGTGTAGATATTTTTCCTGCATACAATGAGCTTGAGTTTGTAAGGATTGAGTTTTTTGGTAATGAGATTGATCGTATTGCTTTATTTGATAGCATTGAGAGGAAAGAGGTAAAAAAACTACAAAGTTATGTCATATATGCTGCAAATCAATTTATTGTAGGATATGACCGCCAAAAGATTGCAATAAAAAATATTGAGGATGAGTTAAGTCAAAGATTGAGTTTTTTTGAAAAAGAAAAAAAAATGATTGAATACAATCGTTTAAAGTCTCGCACAGAGTTTGATTTAGAAATGATACAAGCAAGTGGTATTTGCAAGGGGATTGAGAATTATGCCAGACATCTTACGGGAAAAAAAGAAGGAGAAACTCCCTATTCTTTATTGGATTATTTTGAGCAAAAAAAGAAACCCTATTTGGTTATTGTAGATGAATCTCACGTTTCTTTACCGCAGTTTGGTGGTATGTATGCGGGTGATAGAAGCAGGAAAGAAGTGCTTGTAGAATATGGCTTTAGACTTCCTAGTGCCCTAGATAATCGCCCTTTGCAGTTTGAAGAATTTATCCAAAAGGCTCCACATTTTTTATTCGTATCTGCAACTCCATCACAAAGAGAATTAGATCTTAGTGGGGAAAATATTGCAGAGCAAATTATAAGACCCACAGGGCTTTTAGATCCAGTTTATGAAGTGAGGGATAGCGATAATCAGGTTCAAGATCTTTTTGATGAAATTAAGCAAGTAGTTTCAAGGAAAGAACGCGTATTGATTACCACTTTGACTAAAAAAATGGCAGAAGAGTTAAGCAAATACTATGCAGAGCTAGGCATTAGGATTCAATATATGCATAGTGAAATTGATGCAATTGAGAGAAATCATCTTATTAGATTATTAAGACTTGGGGAGTTTGATGTTTTGGTAGGAATCAATCTTTTAAGAGAAGGATTAGATCTTCCAGAAGTGAGTTTGGTAGCAATTATGGATGCAGATAAAGAAGGTTTTTTAAGAAGTGAGACAAGCCTTATCCAAACGATGGGAAGAGCTGCTAGAAATGTAAATGGTAAGGTGCTCTTGTATGCAAAAAAAATTACTCAAAGTATGCAAAGAGCGATGGACATTACAGATTATCGTCGTAAAAAACAACAAGACCACAATAAAAAATATGGAATTACTCCAAAAACTGTAGTAAGAAACCTTGAAGAAGAGCTTAAATTAGAATCTAGTGCAAACCTTTATGACAAGGCTTCTAAGAAGAATAAGATTCCAAAGGCTGAGAGAGAAAGTATTATAAAAGAGCTCCATAAAAAGATGCTAGAGGCTTCTAAAAAACTGGATTTTGAAGAGGCTGCTAGAATTAGAGATGAGATTGCTAGGATTAGAAGCTTGTAG
- a CDS encoding DMT family transporter codes for MSWIYLVIAGFFEILSIFVMKKTSMKKGISSIIWFLCMMSIFGISLGFLSLAMREIEISVAYAVWTGIGTIGGVFMASLFFKENITWLKGICLFIIIASVIGLKLLG; via the coding sequence ATGAGTTGGATTTATCTAGTTATTGCAGGTTTTTTTGAGATTCTCTCTATTTTTGTGATGAAAAAGACTTCAATGAAAAAAGGCATAAGTTCAATCATTTGGTTTTTGTGTATGATGAGTATCTTTGGGATTTCTTTGGGATTTCTTTCTTTAGCAATGAGAGAAATTGAAATAAGTGTAGCATACGCGGTATGGACAGGAATAGGAACTATAGGAGGGGTATTTATGGCATCCTTGTTTTTTAAAGAAAATATAACTTGGCTCAAGGGCATTTGCTTGTTTATTATCATTGCTTCTGTAATTGGCCTTAAACTTTTAGGTTAG
- a CDS encoding DMT family transporter, translating into MVWILLGVAFEILWALGLKYTTQNIWEIIGIALCVLSSSLCLIQACKKMEVSIVYTIFVGLGAGLLTCIDMWINNFSLKKLVLIITLLCGVMGLKLLSRDAK; encoded by the coding sequence ATGGTTTGGATTTTACTTGGAGTGGCATTTGAAATTTTATGGGCATTGGGTCTTAAATACACAACTCAAAATATTTGGGAAATAATAGGCATTGCTCTTTGTGTCCTATCTTCTTCTCTTTGTCTTATACAAGCTTGTAAAAAAATGGAAGTAAGCATTGTATATACAATATTTGTGGGACTTGGGGCAGGGCTTTTGACTTGTATTGATATGTGGATCAATAATTTTTCTTTAAAAAAATTAGTTTTGATTATTACACTACTTTGCGGAGTTATGGGGCTTAAGTTACTTAGTAGGGATGCAAAATGA
- a CDS encoding DUF904 domain-containing protein, with protein sequence MLLEKLNQKIDELLQIIQEQKNELQSLRLKVTTLTTQNEEKDRQISQLYEQIAQKDSEIQKIYEKIQENLQNG encoded by the coding sequence ATGCTACTTGAAAAACTAAATCAAAAAATTGATGAGCTTTTACAGATTATCCAAGAGCAAAAAAATGAGCTTCAATCACTCCGACTAAAGGTTACAACCCTCACTACACAAAATGAAGAAAAGGATCGTCAAATCTCTCAGCTTTATGAGCAAATTGCACAAAAAGATTCTGAAATACAAAAAATTTATGAGAAAATCCAAGAAAATCTACAAAATGGATAG
- a CDS encoding primosomal protein N', with amino-acid sequence MFYYLIALLKSNAPLLTYASKEELSDYEIVSLDFKNKQKIGIVIKKVEPPSFECKEAKKTHLCFTQLQIKLANFIAQYYCSSYGETFGIFYPKEAQQNATTLSHYNPNLQELNKDQKEVFNFCKNKNFSLLFGDTGSGKTEIYFHLIDSILQQNKQILFLMPEISLTPQTEKRLKNTFGDIIGIWHSKISTKKKQEILKNLNNGQIRIIAGARSALFLPLEHLGLIIVDEEHDDAYKSQSRPRYNAKDLCIFLAKHTKIKVVLGSATPSLQSYHLAKKEQAIARIKGTFHKTKKEILFDSSQDILSQKLLQLLKESLDKKEQVIVFVPTRANFKTLLCSQCGNTITCKNCSVAMSLHHKKNMMLCHYCNFSSPITEKCPACNSTALTSKRLGTAQLLLELQEIFPQAKIDIFDKDHTSTNKKLKKILQQFKNQETDILIGTQMISKGHDFHNVNLAVILEIDYILKSPDFRCNEKALSLIYQVSGRSGRKENGRVLIQSFNAPFLKSQIFDYQDFLEYELENRMDYYPPFVKLILLHFEDKKETIAQQNMQEILSKLSSSFFEIVGYGKSGIEKVANIYRYHILIRTNQPIKTIKFLQHLFEKYKNFEIDVDPIDLS; translated from the coding sequence ATGTTTTATTACCTCATTGCTCTTTTAAAATCAAATGCGCCCTTATTAACCTATGCATCAAAAGAGGAATTGTCAGATTATGAGATTGTATCTTTAGATTTTAAAAATAAGCAAAAGATAGGCATTGTAATAAAAAAAGTAGAACCCCCCTCTTTTGAGTGCAAAGAAGCAAAAAAAACCCATCTTTGCTTTACACAGCTACAAATAAAGCTTGCAAATTTTATTGCTCAATATTATTGTTCAAGCTATGGTGAGACTTTTGGAATCTTTTACCCCAAAGAGGCACAACAAAATGCCACCACTCTATCGCATTATAATCCCAATCTTCAAGAGCTCAATAAAGATCAAAAAGAGGTATTTAATTTTTGCAAAAATAAAAACTTTTCTTTGCTTTTTGGAGATACGGGTAGCGGGAAAACTGAAATTTATTTTCATCTTATAGATTCTATCTTGCAACAAAATAAACAGATTCTTTTTTTAATGCCTGAAATCTCCCTAACACCTCAAACAGAAAAAAGACTAAAAAATACCTTTGGGGATATTATAGGAATCTGGCATAGCAAGATTTCTACCAAAAAAAAACAAGAGATTTTAAAAAACCTAAATAATGGTCAAATTAGGATTATTGCAGGGGCTAGAAGTGCGCTTTTTTTACCTCTGGAGCATTTAGGTTTAATTATTGTGGATGAGGAACATGATGATGCCTATAAGTCCCAAAGCAGACCTCGATATAATGCAAAAGATCTTTGTATTTTTTTAGCAAAACATACAAAGATCAAGGTTGTTTTAGGATCAGCAACTCCAAGTCTTCAAAGCTATCATCTTGCAAAAAAAGAGCAAGCAATTGCAAGAATTAAAGGAACCTTTCATAAGACAAAAAAAGAAATTTTGTTTGATAGCTCTCAAGATATTTTAAGTCAAAAATTACTCCAACTCCTTAAAGAAAGTCTGGATAAAAAAGAACAAGTCATTGTATTTGTTCCAACTAGGGCAAATTTTAAAACCCTGCTTTGTAGTCAATGTGGAAACACCATAACTTGTAAAAACTGCAGTGTTGCAATGAGCTTGCATCATAAAAAAAATATGATGCTTTGTCATTATTGTAATTTCTCTAGCCCTATTACAGAAAAATGTCCTGCTTGCAACTCTACTGCACTCACTTCAAAAAGACTAGGAACTGCTCAGCTTCTCTTAGAACTTCAAGAAATCTTTCCACAGGCAAAAATTGATATTTTTGATAAAGACCACACAAGCACAAATAAAAAACTCAAAAAGATTCTTCAACAATTTAAAAATCAAGAAACTGATATTTTAATTGGAACTCAAATGATTAGCAAAGGACATGATTTCCACAATGTCAATCTAGCTGTTATTTTAGAGATTGATTATATTTTAAAAAGTCCTGATTTTAGATGCAATGAAAAAGCCCTAAGCCTTATTTATCAGGTTTCTGGAAGAAGTGGCAGAAAAGAAAATGGAAGGGTTTTAATCCAAAGCTTTAACGCTCCTTTTTTAAAATCTCAAATTTTTGATTATCAAGACTTTTTAGAATATGAATTAGAAAATAGGATGGATTATTACCCTCCATTTGTAAAATTAATTCTTCTACACTTTGAGGACAAAAAGGAAACAATAGCTCAACAAAATATGCAAGAGATTCTCTCAAAACTTTCATCTAGTTTTTTTGAAATCGTAGGTTATGGAAAATCAGGAATAGAAAAGGTAGCAAATATCTATCGCTACCACATTTTAATCCGCACCAATCAACCCATAAAAACCATTAAATTTTTACAACATCTTTTTGAAAAATATAAAAATTTTGAAATTGATGTTGATCCTATTGATCTCTCCTAA
- a CDS encoding PepSY-associated TM helix domain-containing protein, translating to MKKSLFRKIHIYASVFFLPMAIIFSLTGVLYIFGIDQNYKLEQKKYEIIQKEPVENLQKFVLDFLVENNIPLPSNTELKNGKRGMSMGSTKYFISIEQKPNQITIQTNKRSFYGNLMMLHKAKVGKAFQIFSIIFGIALLVFYFSGFIITSWCKQHRKESVIFLILGILVTSILGYISV from the coding sequence ATGAAAAAAAGTTTATTTAGAAAAATACATATTTATGCAAGTGTATTTTTTTTACCAATGGCTATTATATTCTCTTTGACAGGGGTTTTATATATCTTTGGTATTGATCAAAACTACAAATTGGAGCAAAAAAAATATGAAATAATTCAAAAAGAACCTGTTGAAAATTTACAAAAATTTGTGCTTGATTTTTTAGTAGAAAATAATATTCCCCTACCAAGCAACACAGAACTAAAAAATGGAAAAAGAGGTATGAGTATGGGTAGTACAAAATACTTCATTAGCATAGAGCAAAAACCAAATCAAATTACTATCCAAACTAATAAGCGTAGTTTTTATGGCAACTTGATGATGCTACATAAAGCAAAGGTTGGAAAAGCTTTTCAAATCTTTAGCATTATTTTTGGAATTGCACTATTAGTTTTTTATTTTAGTGGTTTCATTATCACTTCTTGGTGCAAACAACATCGAAAGGAAAGTGTCATTTTTTTAATTTTAGGAATCTTAGTTACAAGCATTCTTGGATATATTAGTGTTTAA
- a CDS encoding outer membrane beta-barrel protein produces MGGGYLLASSLQDLEAQNKALELQIKNEELRQKLQNLKNNQEIPSQNKNPQENIKIPSKVFSQPNKDIKRTGLLAGIGLGFVNSKPKGKDLGLYFDFPSHNSFNLNAQIGAMTMWNRYFGLEYYYEFGYIHDKVLNTKMASSYLENKFTGFMITSTLNTNAVMNAYNSDNFGVGFIAGLGLGFDVIHYNQMLNSVDGSYSLKLSSTAFSFDMRANIGLRLIFRDFYAVHIRCSIPFFATLVDQAADIKNNMFFTVGFTYAKF; encoded by the coding sequence ATGGGGGGGGGGTATTTACTAGCTTCTTCCTTACAGGACTTAGAGGCACAAAATAAGGCTTTAGAATTACAAATTAAAAATGAAGAACTCAGACAAAAGCTTCAGAATCTAAAAAATAATCAAGAGATTCCATCACAAAATAAAAATCCACAAGAAAATATCAAAATCCCTAGTAAAGTTTTTTCACAACCAAATAAAGACATAAAACGCACAGGACTTTTAGCTGGTATAGGACTTGGATTTGTAAATTCAAAACCAAAAGGAAAAGATTTGGGGTTATATTTTGATTTTCCTTCTCATAATTCCTTTAACCTAAATGCGCAAATTGGTGCGATGACAATGTGGAATCGTTACTTTGGATTAGAATATTATTATGAATTTGGCTATATCCACGATAAGGTTTTAAATACCAAGATGGCATCAAGTTATCTTGAAAATAAATTTACAGGCTTTATGATTACCTCAACACTCAATACTAATGCTGTGATGAATGCTTATAATAGTGATAATTTTGGAGTGGGATTTATTGCGGGACTTGGTCTTGGTTTTGATGTGATTCATTACAATCAAATGCTTAATAGTGTTGATGGCTCTTATAGTTTGAAACTTTCTTCCACTGCATTTAGCTTTGATATGAGAGCAAATATCGGTTTAAGGCTTATATTTAGAGATTTTTATGCGGTTCATATCAGATGCTCCATTCCATTTTTTGCAACATTAGTTGATCAGGCTGCAGATATAAAAAACAATATGTTTTTTACTGTAGGTTTTACTTATGCAAAGTTTTAA
- a CDS encoding alpha/beta hydrolase has protein sequence MKNKGLTFKSDFGEIVYDCYIPKDFNKKVIQIAHGMVEHKERYEWLCERLTQAGYKVYINDHRGHGDSIGGGIYLGEMGKDGFENAVKDMLTLNQIIREENENVKIILLGHSMGSLLSRRFLQLYEDKIDALILSGTPSPNFFAGFGSRLSFFLKKVSFNRFLQTKMQRLINRLVLGNFNSRFHHLSPKSASHWICSNKDVVRDYDNDKKCQFIFSLNSFENLLKGLKQVFSDYPDVKKTTLPILFLSGKEDACGGFGKGAKRAYKHICDQGYSDVSLYLYPLCRHEVFNETNKEQYLQDMLEWLKSHQL, from the coding sequence ATGAAAAATAAAGGATTAACCTTTAAAAGTGATTTTGGAGAGATTGTTTATGATTGTTATATTCCAAAAGATTTTAATAAAAAAGTTATACAAATAGCTCACGGGATGGTAGAACATAAAGAACGATATGAGTGGCTATGTGAGAGACTTACACAAGCAGGTTATAAAGTATATATTAATGATCACAGGGGACATGGAGATAGTATTGGTGGTGGTATCTATCTTGGAGAAATGGGAAAAGATGGTTTTGAAAATGCAGTAAAAGATATGCTAACTTTAAATCAAATTATTAGGGAAGAAAATGAAAATGTAAAAATTATTCTACTAGGACATAGCATGGGGTCCTTATTATCAAGACGCTTTTTACAACTTTATGAAGATAAAATTGATGCATTGATTCTATCTGGAACCCCATCCCCAAATTTCTTTGCAGGTTTTGGTTCAAGACTTAGTTTTTTTCTAAAAAAAGTAAGCTTTAATCGCTTTTTACAAACCAAAATGCAAAGGCTTATCAATCGTTTAGTTTTAGGGAATTTTAATTCTAGATTTCATCATCTTAGCCCAAAAAGTGCATCACATTGGATTTGTAGCAATAAAGATGTAGTGAGGGATTATGACAATGATAAGAAGTGTCAATTTATCTTTTCGCTTAATAGTTTTGAGAATCTTTTAAAGGGATTAAAACAGGTTTTTTCAGATTATCCTGATGTAAAAAAAACTACATTACCCATTTTATTTTTAAGCGGCAAAGAAGATGCTTGTGGAGGATTTGGTAAGGGGGCAAAAAGAGCCTATAAACATATTTGTGATCAGGGGTATAGTGATGTTAGTTTATATCTTTATCCATTGTGTCGCCATGAGGTTTTTAATGAAACAAATAAAGAGCAATATTTGCAAGATATGCTAGAGTGGCTTAAAAGCCACCAGCTATAG
- a CDS encoding class I SAM-dependent methyltransferase → MKKQEVDAGYYDEMYQTGGWNGNYFKHYSCSPYLKSWEKLLLFIGSLEDKKILDIGCGVGQFASFLKDNGLKHYCSIDFSQESIRQARQKRLKNFIFKKEDIFHSDLLDQSFDYVVILEVLEHLEEDLKLLSLFKPKTKMIISVPNYDFASHVRYFESLDSVILRYRKLINFYQSASIEINQGAGIIFLLEGERV, encoded by the coding sequence ATGAAAAAACAAGAAGTAGATGCAGGATACTATGATGAAATGTATCAAACAGGTGGGTGGAATGGTAATTATTTCAAACATTATAGTTGTTCTCCCTATTTAAAATCTTGGGAAAAACTACTCCTTTTTATAGGAAGTCTAGAAGATAAAAAAATCTTAGATATTGGTTGTGGAGTGGGGCAATTTGCAAGCTTTTTAAAAGATAATGGATTGAAGCATTATTGTAGTATTGATTTTAGTCAAGAATCAATTAGGCAGGCTAGGCAAAAAAGATTAAAAAATTTTATTTTTAAGAAAGAGGATATTTTTCATTCAGATCTTTTAGATCAGAGTTTTGATTATGTTGTAATTTTAGAAGTTTTGGAACATTTAGAAGAGGATCTCAAACTTTTATCATTATTTAAACCAAAAACAAAGATGATAATTTCTGTTCCAAACTATGATTTTGCTTCTCATGTTAGATATTTTGAAAGTTTAGATTCTGTAATTTTGCGATACAGAAAGCTTATAAATTTTTATCAAAGTGCAAGTATTGAGATCAATCAAGGAGCAGGAATTATCTTTTTGCTAGAGGGAGAGAGGGTATGA
- a CDS encoding ABC-type transport auxiliary lipoprotein family protein, translating to MKQIILFLVFILFFGCVDVKIKSEIPKRTYYDLDTRDINARHCSRFKTIGIGNITAITSLNNKNIIRKKSNGEIEIYNDIQWVDHPKDMIQSMLIKQGYEKCLSFEKASMNKVHYFVSLEILFLGFLDQNPSIEFAYKISNERFQIVDMGIVKKIQDGGSIQDLQQISQDSINELLKLVETKI from the coding sequence ATGAAGCAAATTATATTATTTTTAGTTTTTATTTTATTTTTTGGATGTGTTGATGTAAAGATCAAATCAGAAATACCAAAAAGAACCTATTATGACCTTGATACAAGAGATATTAATGCTAGGCACTGCAGTCGGTTTAAGACAATAGGCATCGGAAATATCACAGCAATTACTTCATTAAATAATAAAAATATTATTAGAAAAAAGAGTAATGGTGAGATTGAGATTTATAATGATATCCAGTGGGTGGATCACCCAAAGGATATGATTCAATCAATGCTAATTAAGCAGGGATATGAAAAATGCTTAAGTTTTGAAAAAGCAAGTATGAATAAGGTTCATTATTTTGTTTCTTTGGAGATCCTATTTTTAGGATTTTTGGATCAAAACCCAAGTATTGAGTTCGCCTATAAAATCAGCAATGAAAGATTTCAAATTGTTGATATGGGGATTGTAAAGAAAATTCAAGATGGAGGTAGTATTCAAGATCTACAGCAAATTAGCCAAGATTCTATTAATGAGCTTTTAAAACTAGTTGAAACTAAAATATGA
- a CDS encoding MlaD family protein — protein sequence MERRVNFLAIGIVFFSILSALVIFIVIMGRFNFDKNEYRNYVIYTENEVSGLGINTPVRYKGITIGSIDHIGFEADKLGVVKIIVKIKKTVPIRKNSTLVVDSQGLAGLNYLSLRQNNQGEFIKEEKDAILNFEPNFFGKLSLKADKISQDMMLLIQNLKLLLNENNMQHISNTIESIDILSQNLKNMQANVATLSNNMNTLIENLNRQVENGDFNAREILNPFMIRLNTSLNYMDQFFKRGGNILEKFEKDPYNTIFGEQKK from the coding sequence TTGGAAAGACGCGTAAACTTTTTAGCTATAGGGATTGTATTTTTTTCAATTTTAAGTGCTCTAGTAATTTTTATTGTAATTATGGGTAGATTTAACTTTGATAAAAATGAATATAGAAACTATGTGATTTATACTGAAAATGAGGTTTCTGGATTAGGTATTAATACACCAGTGAGATATAAAGGCATTACCATAGGTAGCATTGATCATATTGGTTTTGAGGCAGATAAGCTTGGAGTGGTTAAAATTATTGTAAAGATAAAAAAGACTGTGCCTATTCGTAAAAATTCTACTTTAGTTGTGGATTCTCAAGGGTTAGCAGGATTAAATTATCTTTCATTAAGGCAGAATAATCAGGGTGAATTTATAAAAGAGGAAAAAGATGCTATTTTAAATTTTGAGCCAAACTTTTTTGGGAAACTTTCTTTGAAGGCTGATAAAATAAGTCAAGATATGATGCTTCTAATACAAAATTTAAAATTGCTATTGAATGAAAATAATATGCAACACATTTCCAATACCATAGAATCTATTGATATTTTAAGTCAGAATCTTAAAAATATGCAAGCTAATGTTGCAACTTTGAGTAATAATATGAATACTTTGATAGAAAATTTAAACCGGCAAGTTGAGAATGGGGATTTTAATGCTAGAGAGATACTTAATCCATTTATGATAAGGCTAAATACAAGCTTAAACTATATGGACCAGTTTTTTAAAAGAGGTGGAAATATTTTAGAAAAATTTGAAAAGGATCCTTATAACACTATTTTTGGGGAACAAAAGAAATGA
- a CDS encoding ABC transporter ATP-binding protein yields MIIHNSIDFEVYKGESFAILGGSGSGKSTLLANMIMLNQPISGEIKIFGQDICKLDLLDRSRILNRCGVLFQFGALFSSLSVLENVGIMLEEYSNYPKNVIKEVSKMWLDRVGLSRKAFNLYPYELSGGMKKRVGLARAMILNPEILFLDEPTSGLDPLSAGRFDDLILELKETNPFSVVIVTHDLDTIKDMVDRFILLKDGGIEFKGTLKEFSEQVARNGICKDNLFNSTRGERFWKDA; encoded by the coding sequence ATGATCATTCACAATAGTATTGATTTTGAAGTTTATAAGGGAGAAAGTTTTGCAATACTCGGTGGCAGTGGGAGTGGAAAGAGCACATTATTAGCCAATATGATTATGCTAAATCAGCCAATTTCGGGTGAAATTAAAATTTTTGGTCAAGATATTTGCAAGCTTGATCTTTTAGATCGGAGTAGAATTTTGAATCGTTGTGGTGTTTTATTCCAATTTGGCGCCTTATTTAGCTCTTTAAGTGTTTTAGAAAATGTAGGTATTATGCTTGAAGAATATAGTAATTATCCAAAAAATGTTATTAAGGAAGTTTCTAAAATGTGGCTAGATAGAGTGGGTCTTAGTAGAAAGGCCTTTAATTTGTATCCTTATGAATTAAGTGGAGGGATGAAAAAAAGAGTGGGGCTTGCAAGGGCAATGATTTTAAATCCTGAAATTTTATTTTTAGATGAACCAACAAGTGGTCTTGATCCATTGAGTGCAGGGAGATTTGATGATTTGATTTTAGAGCTAAAAGAGACAAATCCTTTTAGTGTGGTGATTGTAACGCATGATCTAGACACAATAAAAGATATGGTAGATAGATTTATTTTATTAAAAGATGGAGGAATTGAGTTCAAGGGAACATTAAAGGAGTTTTCAGAACAAGTTGCAAGAAATGGAATTTGCAAGGACAACCTATTTAATAGCACAAGAGGAGAAAGATTTTGGAAAGACGCGTAA